One Candidatus Limnocylindrales bacterium genomic window carries:
- the gspD gene encoding type II secretion system secretin GspD: MLDSCTRRRRPVATLLAAMALAMLASGARAQDEEDTELAPPPPPAPARVAPPAAPTAAAAEIGDESIVLNFENADIREVIYSLAAAMNINYWIDPRVQGQVTVRTSGRLSREDLFPIFHQLLRNTGFTAVKTGDLYSIVPAEEGKTKIIGSRELAAENHFVMNVVKVYHVGADQMAQTITPFVSPGGDAIAFPRSNLLIITDVATNADRLTDLVHTFDTNTFAEMNAKLFKVEHAVLEDLAEELQSILEAYHAAETGSPAFLIPLPRLGAIALIAQDPAVVMAVDYWVGVLDVRSEAGGRRQVYVYRVENSKAADLAAVLSEVYGEGGGTGRGGRRGRSGDAAEAGLGIGGGLGRASGGGSSGRRSGGGSGSTRISGGLDDGGGGSALGSSGGGGLGSSGGGGLGSSRGSSRSGRGDGSTTRGGRGGGGGGGVSGVVIGGTEDDLFEQEVRVVEDEVTNSLVILATPRDYQTLRVVLRDLDIVPRQVLIESMIAEITIGENDTLSVLQSLLPNNSDTDVGTGDLGGGYFNAFGQQLRLIGELGSGGLLGTISGYRNGIEVYRGLLEAQSTRSRVKVLSRPHLMTTDNQEARILVGQEVPIITSQSDTDVITSGQSRFLQNVQYRDTGIIIRVLPQVNSEGLVNMELAQEVSEISSQGNSVQEISSPTFTTREAETTVVVHSGETIIIGGIISESSNEDRSGVPYLMDVPVLGQLFRSDNTNRRRTELIILITPFVVRDREEAQSVTEEFRRRVDRVLEDVEKPGSVDAGPHTLIIEQRGPVGEVVPAETKRPPVPQPTGGPIPVDFNRKYR, encoded by the coding sequence ATGCTCGATAGCTGCACCCGCCGCCGCCGACCGGTGGCGACGCTGCTGGCGGCGATGGCGTTGGCCATGCTCGCCAGCGGCGCCCGCGCGCAGGACGAGGAAGACACCGAGCTGGCTCCGCCTCCGCCGCCTGCTCCGGCGCGCGTGGCACCGCCGGCAGCGCCGACGGCCGCCGCCGCCGAGATCGGCGACGAGAGCATCGTCCTGAACTTCGAGAACGCCGACATCCGCGAAGTCATCTATTCGCTGGCCGCGGCGATGAACATCAACTACTGGATCGACCCGCGCGTGCAGGGCCAGGTGACGGTGCGCACCTCGGGCCGGCTCTCGCGCGAGGATCTCTTTCCGATCTTCCACCAGCTCCTGCGCAACACCGGCTTCACCGCCGTCAAGACCGGCGATCTGTATTCGATCGTCCCGGCCGAGGAGGGCAAGACCAAGATCATCGGCAGCCGCGAGCTCGCCGCCGAGAACCACTTCGTGATGAACGTGGTCAAGGTCTACCACGTCGGCGCCGATCAGATGGCGCAGACCATCACGCCGTTCGTCTCTCCTGGCGGCGACGCCATCGCGTTCCCGCGCTCGAACCTGCTCATCATCACCGACGTCGCCACCAACGCCGACCGGCTCACCGATCTGGTTCACACGTTCGACACCAACACCTTCGCCGAGATGAACGCGAAGCTGTTCAAGGTCGAGCACGCCGTGCTCGAGGATCTTGCCGAGGAGCTGCAGTCGATCCTGGAGGCGTACCACGCCGCCGAAACCGGCAGCCCGGCCTTCCTGATCCCATTGCCGCGTCTGGGCGCCATCGCGCTGATCGCGCAGGACCCGGCCGTGGTGATGGCGGTGGACTACTGGGTCGGCGTCCTGGACGTTCGCTCGGAGGCCGGCGGGCGCCGGCAGGTCTACGTCTATCGCGTCGAGAACAGCAAGGCTGCCGACCTGGCCGCCGTGCTGAGCGAAGTGTACGGCGAAGGCGGCGGCACCGGCCGCGGCGGCCGCCGCGGCCGAAGCGGCGATGCGGCCGAAGCCGGCCTCGGCATCGGCGGCGGGCTCGGGCGCGCCTCCGGCGGTGGAAGCTCGGGACGGCGCAGCGGCGGCGGCAGCGGCAGCACTCGCATCAGCGGGGGCCTCGACGACGGCGGCGGCGGTTCCGCGCTCGGCAGCAGCGGCGGCGGCGGGCTGGGAAGCTCGGGCGGCGGCGGCCTCGGCAGCAGCCGTGGCTCCTCGCGCTCCGGACGCGGCGACGGGAGCACGACGCGCGGCGGCCGCGGCGGCGGCGGTGGCGGCGGCGTCTCCGGCGTCGTCATTGGCGGCACCGAAGACGATCTGTTCGAGCAGGAAGTGCGCGTGGTCGAAGACGAGGTGACCAACTCGCTCGTCATCCTGGCCACGCCGCGCGACTACCAGACGCTGCGAGTGGTGTTGCGCGACCTCGACATCGTGCCGCGCCAGGTGCTGATCGAATCGATGATCGCCGAAATCACCATCGGCGAGAACGATACGCTGAGCGTCCTCCAGTCTCTGCTGCCGAACAACTCGGACACCGACGTGGGCACCGGCGACCTCGGCGGAGGCTATTTCAATGCGTTCGGGCAGCAGCTGCGGCTCATCGGCGAGCTCGGCAGCGGCGGCCTGCTCGGCACCATCTCCGGCTACCGCAACGGCATCGAGGTCTACCGCGGGCTCCTGGAGGCGCAGTCGACGCGCTCGCGCGTCAAGGTGCTCTCGCGTCCGCACCTGATGACCACCGACAACCAGGAGGCGCGCATCCTGGTCGGCCAGGAAGTCCCGATCATCACCAGCCAGTCCGACACCGACGTCATCACGTCGGGTCAGAGCCGCTTCCTGCAGAACGTCCAGTACCGCGACACGGGCATCATCATCCGCGTGCTGCCGCAGGTGAACTCCGAGGGCCTCGTCAACATGGAGCTGGCGCAGGAGGTCAGCGAGATCTCCTCGCAGGGCAACAGCGTCCAGGAGATTTCCTCTCCGACGTTCACGACCCGCGAGGCCGAGACGACCGTGGTGGTGCACAGCGGCGAGACCATCATCATCGGCGGCATCATCTCGGAATCCTCCAACGAGGACCGCTCGGGCGTGCCCTATCTGATGGATGTGCCGGTGCTGGGGCAGCTCTTCCGCAGCGACAACACCAACCGGCGCCGCACCGAGCTGATCATCCTCATCACCCCATTCGTGGTCCGCGACCGCGAGGAGGCCCAGTCGGTCACCGAAGAGTTCCGCCGCCGCGTCGACCGCGTGCTGGAGGACGTGGAGAAGCCCGGGTCCGTCGATGCCGGGCCGCACACTCTGATCATCGAGCAGCGCGGGCCGGTGGGCGAGGTCGTCCCGGCCGAGACGAAACGGCCGCCGGTCCCGCAACCCACAGGCGGGCCGATCCCGGTGGATTTCAATAGGAAATACCGTTAG
- the gspM gene encoding type II secretion system protein GspM: protein MTLVERWTALSSRERVLVGAAFAIALALVLRFTVMGDDEEVGTVSADAQWVQVAKVENYRRLAARRRALEQQATELEKRYNDQQSRLSSGATATQVAAELQGAIGTMAGNAGLNVLSSQILKEEDTDGFKRVGVRLTLSGSLEGVTRLLSSIEGGEKDMVVTHLEINRKLGTTRRPPTSRAGTTAPEPATAPLTVSLEVRTFMRQES from the coding sequence ATGACGCTGGTGGAACGCTGGACCGCGCTCTCCTCGCGCGAGCGCGTACTGGTCGGCGCCGCCTTCGCCATCGCCCTTGCGCTCGTGCTGCGGTTCACCGTCATGGGCGACGACGAAGAAGTCGGCACGGTCAGCGCCGACGCGCAGTGGGTGCAGGTGGCCAAGGTCGAGAACTACCGGCGCCTGGCCGCGCGCCGCCGCGCGCTCGAGCAGCAGGCCACCGAGCTCGAGAAGCGCTACAACGACCAGCAGTCGCGTCTCAGCAGCGGCGCCACCGCCACGCAAGTCGCCGCCGAGTTGCAGGGCGCCATCGGCACGATGGCCGGCAACGCGGGCCTGAACGTGCTCAGCTCCCAGATTCTGAAGGAAGAGGACACCGACGGCTTCAAGCGCGTGGGCGTGCGCCTGACGCTGTCGGGTAGCCTGGAGGGCGTCACCCGGCTCCTGTCGTCGATCGAAGGCGGCGAAAAGGACATGGTCGTCACGCACCTGGAGATCAACCGCAAGCTCGGAACCACCCGCCGTCCTCCCACCTCGCGCGCCGGGACCACAGCGCCCGAGCCGGCCACCGCGCCGCTCACGGTCAGCCTGGAGGTGCGCACGTTCATGAGGCAGGAGTCGTGA
- a CDS encoding PilN domain-containing protein yields MLGVALRGDVVSVAHVRKRLNAVRVVELASQRLEGPAEAHGAEATSFLREFVANTGVEAGRVAIAVDRSVTLMASMQIPASAAGNAATVAGYELDRLIPVPPDSLFWGHLVRPVGTVGERVAVTIVSAPRVAVEEAAAVVTNAGLPVSAVTAEPLALADYTGFAGLPLAAVFTRSGTRDYITLCADGLLVSSHHLDPRARSRTEAVAREVEATLPEYSDRAPACLSARPASDAEASLTSVAPPDFFPVGATVGEAEIVAVGAALSQLSESRAPLNLLPATLVQTAAGVGLREMALSGAVVVMALVLMATIAAKNLAIDNALAAEVETLEPMAEQVLRQQDKNLEMLARVEKLESKSRSNVTRYLKEITDLVPQDAYLTTFRYKENRIELDGIAARASDLIAILEASASFANVNFTAPTTKYLANQERFSLRMDLEE; encoded by the coding sequence GTGCTGGGCGTGGCCCTGCGCGGCGACGTCGTCTCGGTCGCGCACGTCCGTAAGCGCCTCAACGCGGTGCGCGTGGTCGAGCTTGCCTCGCAGCGCCTGGAGGGACCGGCCGAAGCGCACGGCGCCGAGGCCACCAGCTTCCTTCGCGAATTCGTTGCCAACACCGGCGTCGAGGCCGGACGCGTGGCCATCGCCGTCGACCGAAGCGTCACGCTCATGGCCAGCATGCAGATTCCCGCCTCGGCCGCCGGCAACGCCGCCACGGTGGCCGGATACGAGCTGGACCGTCTGATTCCGGTTCCTCCCGACTCGCTGTTCTGGGGACACCTGGTTCGCCCCGTCGGCACCGTGGGCGAGCGCGTGGCCGTCACCATCGTTTCGGCTCCGCGCGTGGCCGTGGAAGAGGCCGCCGCCGTCGTCACCAACGCTGGCCTGCCCGTCTCGGCCGTCACGGCCGAGCCCCTGGCGCTGGCCGACTACACCGGCTTTGCCGGGCTGCCGCTGGCCGCCGTGTTCACCCGCTCGGGCACCCGCGACTACATCACGCTGTGCGCGGACGGGCTGCTGGTCTCCAGCCATCACCTGGACCCGCGCGCACGCTCCCGCACCGAAGCGGTGGCACGCGAGGTCGAAGCGACGCTTCCCGAATACAGCGACCGCGCGCCGGCCTGCCTTTCGGCCCGGCCCGCCAGCGACGCCGAGGCCTCGCTGACCTCGGTGGCGCCGCCGGACTTCTTTCCCGTCGGCGCCACCGTCGGCGAAGCGGAGATCGTGGCGGTGGGCGCGGCGCTCTCGCAGCTGAGCGAATCGCGCGCGCCTCTCAATCTCCTGCCGGCCACGCTGGTGCAGACCGCGGCCGGCGTCGGCCTTCGCGAAATGGCCCTGTCGGGCGCGGTCGTGGTCATGGCGCTCGTGTTGATGGCCACCATCGCCGCCAAGAACCTCGCCATCGACAATGCCCTGGCCGCCGAGGTCGAGACTCTCGAGCCGATGGCCGAGCAGGTCCTGCGACAGCAGGACAAGAACCTGGAGATGCTGGCGCGCGTCGAGAAGCTCGAGAGCAAGAGCCGCAGCAACGTCACGCGCTATCTCAAGGAGATCACAGACCTCGTCCCGCAGGATGCGTATCTGACGACCTTCCGGTACAAGGAGAATCGCATCGAGCTCGACGGCATCGCCGCGCGCGCCTCCGACCTGATCGCGATCCTCGAAGCCTCGGCAAGCTTTGCCAACGTGAACTTCACCGCGCCCACCACCAAGTACCTGGCCAACCAGGAGCGTTTCTCGCTTCGCATGGATCTTGAAGAATGA